One segment of Microbacterium arborescens DNA contains the following:
- the fbaA gene encoding class II fructose-bisphosphate aldolase — MPIATPEQYAEMLDRAKAGGFAYPAINAASSQSINAVLQGLTEAGSDGIIQVTTGGADYFAGHTVKGRATGALAFAKFAHEVAKNYPITVALHTDHCPKPALDDFLLPLISASEEAVADGGQPIFQSHMWDGSAVPLAENIEIAKELLPRIKAIRAILEVEIGVVGGEEDGVQHEGSNDALYTTTGDVSQVVDALGLGDQGRWIAALTFGNVHGVYKPGNVKLKPELLGEIQAGIASKFGTGEKPLDLVFHGGSGSTDEEIALAVANGVVKMNIDTDTQYAFTRSVAGFMFQNYDGVLKVDGEVGNKKAYDPRAWGKKAESAMAARVVEATKQLGSFGKSQS; from the coding sequence ATGCCCATCGCCACCCCCGAACAGTACGCAGAGATGCTGGATCGCGCGAAGGCCGGTGGTTTCGCCTACCCCGCCATCAACGCTGCCAGCTCGCAGTCCATCAACGCCGTCCTCCAGGGCCTGACCGAGGCCGGTTCCGACGGCATCATCCAGGTCACGACCGGTGGCGCCGACTACTTCGCCGGACACACCGTCAAGGGTCGCGCGACCGGCGCGCTCGCCTTCGCGAAGTTCGCGCACGAGGTCGCCAAGAACTACCCCATCACGGTCGCGCTCCACACCGACCACTGCCCGAAGCCCGCGCTCGATGACTTCCTGCTGCCGCTCATCTCGGCATCGGAAGAGGCGGTCGCCGACGGCGGCCAGCCGATCTTCCAGTCGCACATGTGGGACGGCTCGGCCGTGCCGCTCGCAGAGAACATCGAGATCGCGAAGGAGCTGCTGCCCCGGATCAAGGCGATCCGCGCCATCCTCGAGGTCGAGATCGGCGTCGTCGGCGGCGAAGAAGACGGTGTCCAGCACGAAGGCTCCAACGACGCCCTCTACACCACGACCGGTGACGTGTCGCAGGTCGTCGACGCCCTCGGTCTCGGCGACCAGGGCCGCTGGATCGCCGCGCTCACATTCGGCAACGTCCACGGCGTCTACAAGCCGGGCAACGTCAAGCTCAAGCCCGAGCTGCTCGGCGAGATCCAGGCCGGCATCGCCTCGAAGTTCGGCACGGGCGAGAAGCCGCTCGACCTCGTCTTCCACGGCGGCAGCGGCTCGACCGACGAAGAGATCGCCCTCGCCGTCGCGAACGGCGTCGTGAAGATGAACATCGACACCGACACCCAGTACGCCTTCACGCGTTCGGTCGCCGGATTCATGTTCCAGAACTACGACGGCGTCCTGAAGGTCGACGGCGAGGTCGGCAACAAGAAGGCTTACGACCCGCGCGCGTGGGGCAAGAAGGCCGAATCCGCGATGGCTGCTCGCGTCGTCGAGGCGACCAAGCAGCTCGGCTCGTTCGGCAAGTCCCAGAGCTGA
- a CDS encoding class II fumarate hydratase encodes MTDIEYRIEHDTMGEVRVPKDALYAAQTQRAVENFPISGSGLESSQIAALARIKKAAALANKELGTLDPAIADAIAAAADEVVTGRHDAHFPVDTYQTGSGTSSNMNMNEVLATLATRALGSTVHPNDHVNASQSSNDVFPTSVHIAVTQALIDDLIPSLDHLAVAFETKAEEWKDVVKSGRTHLMDATPVTLGQEFGGYARQMRLGIERLQAVLPRVGEVPLGGTAVGTGINTPLGFPQKVIELLAAETELPITEAKDHFEAQANRDGLVEASGALRTIAVSLTKINNDIRWMGSGPNTGLGELHIPDLQPGSSIMPGKVNPVVPEAVLMVSARVIGNDATVAWAGASGSFELNVAIPVMGTALLESIRLLSNAVRVLADKTVAGLQANVERAAAFAGMSPSIVTPLNKLIGYEAAAKIAKHSVAKGITVREAVIDLGYVERGELTEAQLDDKLDLLSMTHPG; translated from the coding sequence GTGACCGACATCGAGTACCGCATCGAGCACGACACCATGGGAGAGGTCCGCGTCCCCAAGGACGCCCTCTACGCCGCGCAGACCCAGCGCGCGGTCGAGAACTTCCCGATTTCGGGCTCCGGACTCGAGTCGAGCCAGATCGCCGCGCTCGCGCGGATCAAGAAGGCCGCCGCGCTCGCCAACAAAGAGCTCGGGACGCTCGACCCCGCCATCGCCGACGCGATCGCCGCCGCCGCCGATGAGGTCGTCACCGGCCGCCACGACGCCCACTTCCCCGTCGACACGTACCAGACCGGCTCGGGTACGTCGTCGAACATGAACATGAACGAGGTGCTCGCCACCCTCGCGACTCGTGCGCTCGGCAGCACGGTGCACCCGAACGATCACGTCAACGCCTCGCAGTCGTCCAACGACGTCTTCCCGACGTCGGTGCACATCGCCGTGACCCAGGCGCTCATCGACGACCTCATCCCCTCGCTCGATCACCTGGCGGTCGCCTTCGAGACCAAGGCGGAGGAGTGGAAGGATGTCGTGAAGTCCGGTCGGACACACCTCATGGACGCGACGCCGGTCACCCTCGGGCAGGAATTCGGCGGATACGCACGCCAGATGCGTCTCGGCATCGAGCGCCTCCAAGCCGTGCTGCCCCGCGTCGGCGAAGTGCCCCTCGGCGGCACCGCCGTCGGGACGGGGATCAACACGCCTCTCGGCTTCCCGCAGAAGGTCATCGAGCTGCTCGCGGCCGAGACCGAGCTGCCGATCACCGAGGCGAAGGACCACTTCGAGGCTCAGGCCAACCGTGACGGTCTCGTCGAGGCGTCGGGGGCCCTTCGCACCATCGCCGTGTCGCTGACGAAGATCAACAACGACATCCGCTGGATGGGCTCGGGCCCGAACACCGGCCTCGGCGAGCTGCACATCCCCGACCTCCAGCCCGGCTCCTCGATCATGCCCGGCAAGGTCAACCCCGTCGTCCCCGAGGCCGTGCTGATGGTGTCGGCGCGGGTCATCGGCAACGACGCGACGGTCGCCTGGGCCGGCGCTTCGGGCTCGTTCGAGCTCAACGTCGCGATCCCCGTCATGGGAACCGCCCTGCTCGAGTCGATCCGCCTGCTCTCGAACGCCGTGCGTGTGCTCGCCGACAAGACGGTGGCCGGCCTGCAGGCGAACGTCGAGCGCGCAGCGGCGTTCGCCGGGATGTCGCCGTCGATCGTCACCCCGCTCAACAAGCTCATCGGGTACGAGGCCGCCGCGAAGATCGCCAAGCACTCCGTCGCGAAGGGCATCACCGTCCGCGAAGCGGTGATCGACCTGGGCTACGTCGAGCGGGGCGAGCTGACCGAAGCGCAGCTCGACGACAAGCTCGACCTGCTCTCGATGACTCACCCTGGTTGA
- a CDS encoding carbonic anhydrase yields MTSTAAAPASPTPQEAWDEMRAGNIRFVEGTPRHPRQDVERRHEIAGSQTPRAALFGCSDSRLAAEIIFDEGLGDLFVIRNAGQVISDSVVGSLEYAVAVLNVPLIVVLAHDACGAVRAAIESTGVDAPPLPPLIWRQISPIVPAVRRVLRAGADSGITPENVDAEVVGREHLRDTVGQLLHASELISTAVAEGRLAIVGANYRLGEGAAEPSIILGDVHDDAAS; encoded by the coding sequence ATGACGTCGACCGCGGCCGCTCCGGCATCCCCCACTCCCCAGGAAGCCTGGGATGAGATGCGGGCGGGCAACATCCGTTTCGTCGAAGGCACCCCGCGCCACCCCCGTCAGGACGTCGAGCGCCGCCACGAGATCGCCGGCTCGCAGACCCCGCGCGCCGCGCTGTTCGGCTGCTCCGACTCGCGCCTGGCCGCGGAGATCATCTTCGATGAAGGCCTCGGCGACCTTTTCGTGATCCGAAACGCCGGCCAGGTGATCTCCGACTCCGTCGTCGGCAGCCTCGAGTACGCGGTCGCGGTCCTGAACGTCCCGCTCATCGTCGTCCTCGCGCACGACGCGTGCGGCGCCGTGCGCGCCGCGATCGAGAGCACCGGGGTGGACGCTCCCCCGCTGCCGCCGCTCATCTGGCGGCAGATCTCTCCCATCGTGCCCGCCGTCCGCCGCGTGCTGCGGGCCGGGGCCGACTCCGGCATCACCCCCGAGAACGTCGACGCCGAGGTCGTCGGACGCGAGCACCTGCGCGACACGGTCGGGCAGCTGCTGCACGCATCCGAGCTCATCAGCACCGCCGTCGCCGAGGGCCGGCTGGCGATCGTCGGCGCGAACTACCGGCTCGGCGAGGGCGCCGCAGAACCCTCCATCATCCTCGGCGACGTCCACGACGACGCCGCATCCTGA
- a CDS encoding exodeoxyribonuclease VII small subunit — protein MTPPAEGLSADVETLSFEQARDELVRVVAELEQGAPTLEQSLALWTRGEQLAAQCEEWLLGAKRRLDEARATRADDA, from the coding sequence ATGACTCCGCCGGCCGAAGGGCTCTCCGCCGACGTCGAGACCCTCAGCTTCGAACAGGCGCGCGACGAGCTCGTCCGTGTGGTTGCCGAGCTCGAGCAGGGGGCGCCGACTCTCGAGCAGTCGCTCGCCCTCTGGACGCGGGGCGAACAGCTCGCCGCACAATGCGAGGAATGGCTGCTGGGTGCCAAGCGCCGGCTCGACGAAGCGCGCGCGACGCGCGCGGACGACGCGTGA
- a CDS encoding DUF6226 family protein has translation MSDYVRPEIDAPVFRDAEGRIIEYGNRWPGSPPEDTYSVDTHPERFAPLHSVADALITHLRDEYDVVVDEGVAVAGDLNRPSFSDVVRAVRLRPSDPRCATLTVVFDVYPGISVHSGLLHDARYPHCGCDACDEEWRSVATDLEQHMFAVVSGNFREAIVPGAELPVRHAFTYPEGGRSSQSRVDEFPADRLSRASAVLGDLPDGWAPWPRAQGASVGGA, from the coding sequence ATGAGCGATTACGTGCGGCCCGAGATCGATGCGCCGGTCTTCCGCGACGCGGAGGGAAGAATCATCGAGTACGGCAACCGCTGGCCGGGATCGCCGCCCGAAGACACGTACTCGGTCGATACGCATCCGGAGCGCTTCGCGCCCTTGCATTCTGTCGCCGACGCACTCATCACGCACCTGCGCGACGAGTACGACGTCGTGGTGGATGAGGGTGTCGCAGTCGCCGGAGACCTGAACAGGCCGAGCTTCTCGGACGTCGTACGAGCGGTGCGCCTCCGCCCGTCCGATCCGCGGTGTGCGACCCTGACCGTCGTCTTCGACGTGTACCCGGGCATCTCGGTGCACTCGGGGCTGCTGCACGACGCGCGTTACCCGCACTGCGGCTGCGATGCGTGCGACGAGGAGTGGCGGTCTGTCGCGACGGATCTCGAGCAGCACATGTTCGCCGTGGTGAGCGGGAACTTCCGCGAGGCCATCGTGCCCGGTGCCGAGCTTCCGGTGCGGCACGCCTTCACATACCCCGAGGGCGGCCGGTCCAGCCAATCGCGCGTAGACGAATTCCCGGCGGATCGGCTGTCGAGGGCCAGCGCGGTGCTCGGCGACCTACCGGACGGGTGGGCCCCGTGGCCGCGCGCGCAGGGGGCGTCGGTCGGTGGTGCGTAG
- a CDS encoding 4-hydroxy-3-methylbut-2-enyl diphosphate reductase, producing MSTPAVRLPVPRVPGRHGRLQDIPVGAAKRVLLAAPRGYCAGVDRAVVAVEKALERFGAPVYVRKQIVHNIHVVRELEERGAVFVDEVDVVPEGAHVVFSAHGVSPAVVSAASDRGLQAIDATCPLVTKVHREAVRFARDDREILLIGHEGHEEVEGTAGEAPEHITVVTSPEHADTVVVRDPSRVVWLSQTTLSVDETMETVRRLRARFPELQDPPSDDICYATQNRQVAIKKIAAETDLVIVVGSANSSNSVRLVEVALEYGARAAHRIDYADEIRQEWLEGVRTVGVTSGASVPEVLVQQVLASLADAGYADVDEIRTAEEDLMFSLPKELRTDAAGKQDARARGGRGR from the coding sequence GTGAGCACTCCCGCCGTCCGGCTGCCCGTTCCCCGCGTGCCGGGGCGTCACGGCCGTCTCCAGGATATCCCTGTGGGCGCCGCCAAGCGGGTGCTGCTGGCAGCGCCGCGCGGATACTGCGCCGGGGTCGACCGTGCCGTCGTCGCCGTCGAGAAGGCGCTCGAGCGTTTCGGCGCTCCCGTCTACGTGCGCAAGCAGATCGTGCACAACATCCACGTCGTTCGTGAGCTGGAGGAACGGGGCGCCGTGTTCGTCGACGAGGTCGACGTCGTTCCCGAGGGCGCGCACGTCGTCTTCAGCGCGCACGGCGTGTCGCCCGCGGTCGTGTCCGCAGCGTCGGACCGGGGCCTGCAGGCGATCGACGCGACGTGCCCGCTCGTGACGAAGGTCCACCGCGAGGCCGTGCGGTTCGCGCGCGATGATCGCGAGATCCTGCTCATCGGACACGAAGGACACGAAGAGGTCGAGGGCACCGCAGGCGAGGCGCCCGAGCACATCACGGTCGTCACGTCTCCCGAGCACGCCGACACCGTCGTGGTCCGCGATCCTTCGCGGGTGGTGTGGCTGTCGCAGACGACGCTCTCGGTCGACGAGACGATGGAGACCGTGCGTCGCCTGCGCGCCCGGTTCCCGGAGCTCCAGGATCCGCCGTCGGACGACATCTGCTACGCGACCCAGAACCGTCAGGTCGCGATCAAGAAGATCGCCGCCGAGACCGACCTCGTCATCGTCGTGGGGTCGGCGAACTCGTCCAACAGCGTGCGGCTCGTCGAGGTCGCGCTCGAGTACGGCGCGCGCGCTGCTCACCGCATCGACTACGCCGACGAGATCCGCCAGGAGTGGCTCGAGGGCGTACGCACCGTCGGGGTCACGAGCGGCGCGTCGGTGCCCGAGGTGCTCGTGCAGCAGGTGCTCGCGAGCCTGGCAGACGCGGGCTATGCCGACGTCGACGAGATCCGCACGGCGGAGGAGGACCTCATGTTCTCGCTGCCGAAGGAACTGCGCACCGACGCCGCGGGCAAACAAGATGCCCGCGCGCGCGGCGGACGGGGTCGATGA
- the glpX gene encoding class II fructose-bisphosphatase — protein sequence MVSLTADMSPLHPDRNLALELVRATEAAAIRSVPFIGRGQKELADGAAVDAMRAFLTTVNFDGVIVIGEGEKDAAPMLFNGEKVGTGRGPQADIAVDPIDGTTLTAEGRNNALSVIAVADRGAMLDASSVFYMDKLVTGPAGVGVVDIRLPIAENIRRLAKALGKPVDELVVSVLNRPRHAQLIQEIRDAGAGTRLMSDGDVAGGINAARHNARTDMCVGIGGSPEGIVTACAIKALGGHIQGRLWARDDDEKQRGIDAGLSLDGHVYEADDLVRGKNTIFVATGVTNGELVGGVRREGDYVYTESVVLRGASGTLRRITSEHLTSKWL from the coding sequence ATGGTGAGTTTGACCGCCGACATGAGTCCGCTGCATCCCGACCGTAACCTCGCGCTCGAACTCGTGCGCGCGACCGAGGCGGCGGCGATCCGTTCGGTGCCGTTCATCGGTCGCGGGCAGAAGGAACTCGCCGACGGGGCGGCGGTCGACGCGATGCGGGCGTTCCTCACGACGGTGAACTTCGACGGGGTGATCGTCATCGGCGAGGGCGAGAAGGATGCCGCTCCGATGCTGTTCAACGGCGAGAAGGTCGGCACCGGTCGCGGCCCGCAGGCCGATATCGCCGTCGACCCGATCGACGGCACCACATTGACCGCCGAGGGGCGTAACAACGCCCTCTCCGTGATCGCGGTGGCGGACCGGGGGGCGATGCTCGATGCTTCGTCGGTGTTCTACATGGACAAGCTCGTCACGGGGCCGGCGGGCGTCGGTGTCGTCGACATCCGGCTGCCGATCGCCGAGAACATCCGACGGCTCGCGAAGGCGCTCGGCAAGCCGGTCGACGAACTGGTGGTGTCGGTCCTGAACCGGCCTCGCCACGCGCAGCTGATCCAGGAGATCCGGGATGCCGGCGCGGGGACGCGACTGATGAGCGACGGCGACGTCGCCGGCGGGATCAACGCCGCACGGCATAACGCCCGGACGGACATGTGCGTGGGCATCGGCGGCAGCCCGGAGGGCATCGTCACGGCGTGCGCCATCAAGGCTCTCGGCGGCCACATCCAGGGCCGGCTGTGGGCGCGCGACGACGATGAGAAGCAGCGCGGCATCGACGCGGGCCTCAGCCTCGACGGTCACGTGTACGAGGCGGATGATCTCGTGCGCGGTAAGAACACGATCTTCGTCGCGACCGGCGTGACCAACGGCGAGCTCGTCGGGGGTGTTCGACGGGAAGGCGACTACGTCTACACCGAGAGCGTCGTGCTGCGTGGCGCCTCGGGAACGTTGCGCCGGATCACCTCGGAGCACCTCACGTCGAAGTGGCTCTGA
- a CDS encoding DNA recombination protein RmuC → MDAPLVFLLIVVAVIAAAGGWFAGSARASRDGAADRARLEARAAVAEAERDAHADQLERQRELQREMGTQARLDQAARDERERREQAVLRALAPVQESLQAMQAKVELLERERSEQFGSVAEQLRLGRETDEALRSTTESLAGALRSSAARGVWGETQLRRIVESAGLTRYVDFELQSSISSDSGAGRPDLIVRLPGDKALAVDAKVPLDSYLEASAIPVTAQGDDARRRKALLAAHVKAVRAHVDALAKKAYWQGLSSSPEFVVCFIPSESLLAAALDEDPALLDYAFSRRVALASPVNLWAVLKTVAYTWTQQDVSDEARRLFDLGNELYQRLGGLASHANDLRRAIERTVESYNKFVGTLESRVLVTARKFPGIDETRLEAANPPAPIETSTRMTTAPELLSADVGELRERL, encoded by the coding sequence ATGGACGCCCCTCTCGTCTTCCTTCTCATCGTCGTCGCTGTCATCGCCGCCGCGGGCGGATGGTTCGCGGGCTCCGCGCGCGCCTCGCGTGACGGGGCAGCCGACCGCGCCCGTCTCGAAGCGCGTGCCGCGGTAGCGGAGGCCGAACGCGACGCGCACGCCGATCAGCTCGAGCGCCAACGCGAACTGCAGCGCGAGATGGGAACCCAAGCGCGACTCGACCAGGCAGCACGCGACGAACGCGAACGCCGAGAGCAAGCGGTGCTGCGCGCACTCGCCCCCGTACAGGAGTCGCTGCAGGCGATGCAGGCCAAGGTCGAACTCCTCGAGCGCGAACGCAGCGAGCAGTTCGGATCCGTCGCCGAGCAGCTGCGACTCGGGCGCGAGACCGACGAGGCTCTGCGATCCACGACCGAGTCGCTCGCCGGCGCCCTCCGCTCGAGCGCCGCCCGCGGTGTTTGGGGCGAAACGCAGCTCCGACGCATCGTCGAGTCGGCGGGGCTCACGCGCTACGTCGACTTCGAGCTGCAGTCCAGCATCTCGTCCGACAGCGGGGCGGGTCGGCCCGATCTGATCGTGCGTCTCCCGGGCGACAAGGCGCTCGCGGTCGACGCGAAGGTGCCCCTCGACTCCTATCTCGAAGCCAGCGCCATCCCCGTCACGGCGCAGGGTGACGACGCCCGGCGCCGCAAGGCGTTGCTGGCCGCGCACGTCAAAGCGGTCCGCGCTCACGTCGATGCGCTGGCGAAGAAGGCCTACTGGCAGGGTCTCAGCTCGAGTCCCGAGTTCGTGGTGTGTTTCATCCCGAGCGAGTCACTCCTCGCTGCGGCTCTCGACGAAGATCCCGCGCTGCTCGACTACGCGTTCAGCCGTCGCGTCGCGCTCGCCTCACCGGTCAACCTGTGGGCGGTGCTGAAGACCGTGGCCTACACCTGGACGCAGCAGGACGTCTCCGACGAGGCCCGGCGCCTGTTCGACCTCGGCAACGAGCTGTATCAGCGGCTCGGCGGCCTCGCATCGCACGCGAACGACCTGCGGCGCGCGATCGAGCGAACGGTCGAGTCCTACAACAAGTTCGTGGGAACGCTCGAGAGCCGGGTGCTCGTGACGGCACGGAAGTTCCCGGGCATCGACGAGACGCGGCTCGAAGCGGCGAACCCGCCCGCGCCGATCGAGACATCGACGCGGATGACGACGGCTCCCGAGCTGCTCAGCGCAGACGTCGGTGAACTGCGTGAGCGGCTGTGA
- a CDS encoding DUF4245 family protein: MAKGPRVVAELGRPETPDETAARKAASSQVYRSSQNVRNLLAALIVTVAVVAVIVFAVPRGSVPEQPGIDVAAVASDVGSGIGRQLVAPTVPETWRVNKAELAGDDVQTWEIVYAPASGYVNVQQAFDADAGWASRQISGSRTTSTETIDGVAWEVFEIPDPARAGNISYALTTQAGADTILVYGGGAIDAETVRTAARGLATQIVELQEETP, from the coding sequence ATGGCCAAGGGCCCCCGCGTCGTCGCCGAGCTCGGGCGCCCCGAGACCCCCGACGAGACCGCGGCGCGCAAGGCGGCGTCGTCGCAGGTCTACCGATCGAGCCAGAACGTCCGCAACCTGCTGGCCGCCCTCATCGTCACGGTCGCCGTGGTGGCCGTCATCGTCTTCGCCGTGCCTCGCGGCTCGGTACCCGAGCAACCCGGCATCGACGTCGCGGCGGTCGCGAGCGACGTCGGCTCGGGCATCGGCCGGCAGCTCGTCGCGCCGACGGTTCCCGAGACGTGGCGCGTGAACAAGGCCGAGCTCGCCGGAGACGACGTCCAGACCTGGGAGATCGTCTACGCCCCCGCGAGCGGATACGTCAACGTGCAGCAGGCATTCGACGCCGACGCCGGTTGGGCATCACGTCAGATCAGCGGCTCACGAACCACGTCGACCGAGACCATCGACGGGGTGGCGTGGGAAGTCTTCGAGATCCCCGACCCCGCTCGAGCCGGGAACATCTCCTACGCCCTGACGACCCAGGCGGGAGCCGACACGATCCTCGTCTACGGCGGCGGGGCCATCGACGCCGAGACCGTGCGCACCGCCGCGCGCGGCCTCGCGACACAGATCGTCGAACTGCAGGAGGAGACACCATGA
- the xseA gene encoding exodeoxyribonuclease VII large subunit, which translates to MPSFETASDQAPPPDAVHPRDSSPQTPTSISRLNETIRDFVQRWNAVWVEGEITSWNLRGGHVFGRLKDAEADAALSFRLWSSTLQRLGSNPQVGDRVVACVKSDYFVKSGDFSFTVSAMRPTGLGDQLVQLERLRSQLRAEGLFDPSRKKALPFLPHTIGLITGERSDAERDVHRNAELRWPHVAFRTVHAAVQGDRCVPETIAALRTLDADPEVDVIIIARGGGDPQTLLGFSDERLLRAVAAATTPVVSAIGHENDHPLLDDVADLRASTPTDAAKRVVPDVVEQRALVEQLRSRARTRLTQRVAHDLAQLEQLRSRPVLRNPESLMTTRAHELHILTARGRDIVTRRMDSAGHEVARLRATLRALSPGATLDRGYAIAHLDAGVIVREAAQAPAGSRVTVTVGRGAFAARSEGAIDDGAAPADAAGAPTDPS; encoded by the coding sequence ATGCCGTCGTTCGAGACCGCGTCCGATCAGGCGCCGCCGCCGGATGCCGTCCACCCCCGCGACTCCTCGCCGCAGACGCCGACGTCGATCTCGCGACTCAACGAGACCATCCGCGACTTCGTGCAGCGGTGGAACGCGGTGTGGGTCGAGGGCGAGATCACCTCGTGGAACCTGCGAGGCGGGCATGTGTTCGGCCGTCTGAAGGATGCCGAAGCGGATGCCGCGCTGTCGTTCCGCCTCTGGTCGAGCACCCTGCAGCGCCTCGGCTCGAACCCGCAGGTCGGTGACCGCGTCGTCGCCTGTGTGAAGAGCGACTACTTCGTGAAGTCGGGCGACTTCTCCTTCACGGTCTCGGCCATGCGCCCGACGGGACTCGGCGACCAGCTCGTCCAGCTCGAGCGGCTCCGCTCCCAGCTGCGAGCGGAGGGGCTCTTCGATCCGTCCCGCAAGAAGGCTCTGCCCTTCCTCCCCCACACCATCGGTCTGATCACGGGCGAGCGCAGCGACGCCGAGCGCGACGTGCACCGCAACGCCGAGTTGCGGTGGCCCCACGTCGCCTTCCGCACGGTGCACGCGGCCGTGCAGGGCGATCGATGCGTGCCCGAGACGATCGCGGCGCTGCGCACCCTCGACGCCGACCCCGAGGTCGACGTCATCATCATCGCCCGCGGCGGAGGCGACCCGCAGACTCTCCTGGGCTTCAGCGACGAGCGGCTGCTCCGCGCCGTGGCGGCGGCCACGACACCCGTCGTCTCGGCCATCGGCCACGAGAACGACCACCCACTGCTCGACGACGTCGCCGACCTGCGCGCGTCGACGCCGACCGATGCCGCCAAGCGCGTCGTGCCCGACGTCGTGGAACAGCGCGCGCTCGTGGAGCAGCTGCGCAGCCGCGCCCGGACCCGATTGACGCAGCGGGTCGCGCACGATCTCGCGCAGCTCGAACAGCTTCGATCGCGGCCCGTGCTGCGCAACCCCGAGTCGCTCATGACGACCCGCGCTCACGAGCTGCACATCCTCACGGCCCGCGGACGCGACATCGTGACGCGTCGCATGGACAGCGCGGGGCACGAGGTCGCTCGGCTCCGCGCGACTCTCCGCGCGCTGTCGCCGGGCGCGACGCTCGATCGCGGCTACGCGATCGCACATCTCGACGCCGGCGTCATCGTCCGTGAGGCGGCCCAGGCGCCGGCGGGCTCGCGCGTGACCGTCACCGTCGGTCGCGGCGCCTTCGCGGCGCGATCCGAGGGCGCCATCGACGACGGCGCCGCGCCCGCGGACGCGGCGGGCGCACCGACGGACCCGTCCTAG
- a CDS encoding DUF6264 family protein: MMDDQERPRPQYGEYATPEEQRARIAALGGEAPHPDVVETAQVPAGSAASHHHDSAPQRLASPRPTTSAARPSRLADRVITVALLAYGLVTVLGAIPQLVDFAGFAQTWMDMAGIDATLADPAGGRAWGVTAAVVYGAGWLLTAVLSWWSLSLRRLSWWIPLVGAIVTFVIVSLLLAAPLLSDPGVLDGLTTIR, translated from the coding sequence ATGATGGACGACCAGGAACGCCCTCGCCCGCAGTACGGCGAATACGCCACCCCCGAGGAGCAGCGCGCCCGGATCGCGGCACTCGGCGGAGAGGCGCCGCACCCCGATGTCGTCGAGACGGCGCAGGTGCCGGCGGGCTCAGCGGCATCCCATCACCACGACTCCGCGCCACAGCGGCTCGCGTCCCCGCGCCCGACCACGTCGGCTGCGCGTCCGTCGCGACTCGCCGACCGCGTCATCACGGTCGCTCTCCTCGCCTACGGGCTGGTCACGGTGCTGGGCGCGATCCCGCAGCTCGTCGACTTCGCCGGATTCGCGCAGACGTGGATGGATATGGCGGGTATCGACGCGACGCTCGCCGACCCCGCCGGTGGACGCGCCTGGGGCGTCACCGCCGCCGTGGTCTACGGCGCCGGATGGCTGCTGACCGCGGTGCTGTCGTGGTGGTCGTTGTCGCTGCGCCGTCTGTCGTGGTGGATCCCGCTGGTCGGCGCCATCGTCACCTTCGTGATCGTGAGCCTGCTGCTGGCGGCGCCGCTGCTGTCGGACCCCGGTGTTCTCGACGGGCTGACCACGATCCGCTGA